In Opisthocomus hoazin isolate bOpiHoa1 chromosome 14, bOpiHoa1.hap1, whole genome shotgun sequence, the following proteins share a genomic window:
- the RPL36A gene encoding large ribosomal subunit protein eL42 — MVNVPKTRRTYCKKCGKHQPHKVTQYKKGKDSLYAQGKRRYDRKQSGYGGQTKPIFRKKAKTTKKIVLRLECVEPNCRSKRMLAIKRCKHFELGGDKKRKGQVIQF, encoded by the exons ATG gtgaaCGTCCCGAAAACCCGTCGGACCTACTGCAAGAAGTGCGGCAAGCACCAGCCGCACAAAGTCACCCAGTACAAGAAGGGGAAGGACTCCCTCTACGCCCAGG GGAAAAGACGCTACGATAGGAAGCAAAGCGGCTATGGCGGTCAGACAAAGCCCATCTTCCGTAAGAAG GCTAAGACCACAAAGAAGATTGTGCTGAGGCTGGAGTGTGTGGAGCCCAACTGCAGGTCCAAAAGGATGCTGGCCATAAAGAGGTGCAAGCACTTTGAACTGGGaggagacaagaaaagaaag GGCCAGGTGATCCAGTTCTAA